CGACCTGTGCGTCGACGGCACGACGGACACGATCGAGCTCGAGCTCGACGGCGCGGACGCGCCGCAGGCGGTCGCCAGCTTCGTGTCCCTGGCGCAGGACGGCTACTTCGACGGCACCCAGTGCCACCGGCTCACCACGCAGGGCATCCACGTCCTGCAGTGCGGTGACCCGACGGCGACCGGCACGGGCGGCCCGGGGTACTCCTTCGGGCCCGTGGAGAACGCGCCCGCCGACGACGTCTACCCCGCGGGGACCCTCGCCATGGCGCGCCAGGGCGGCAACGCCGAGTCGATGGGTTCCCAGTTCTTCCTCGTGTACGAGGACTCGACCATCCCGTCCGACGCAGCCGGCGGGTACACGGTGTTCGGCACCGTGACGTCCGGCCTGGACACGATCCAGGCAGTCGCTGACGCGGGCACGATCGACGGTTCCGGTGACGGTTCCCCGATCAGCCCCGTCATCATCGAAGGAGTGGAGACCCAGTGAGCGAGAGCACCCCCGGCGCGACCGGCCCCGAGGACGACGTCGCCGCGGAGCAGACAGCGGTCGAGGCTCCGACCCCCGCCGAGACCGAGGTGGCCGCTGACGCGCCCGCGTCCGTCGAGGACGCCCCCGAGGCGGTGACCGAGGCCGTCGAGGCGTCCGAGGCGCCCGCCGCCGAGGACGCGGTCGAGGCGGCCCCGGCCGACGCGGCGGAGGTCCGGCAGCCCGCCCCGGTCGACGACGCCCCGGCGGCGACGGAGGACTCCGAGGACGCGGCACCGGCAGCACCCGAGGCTCCCGCGGCGCCCGCCGCCGGGCAGGCGCCCGCCGCCGAGCAGGCGCCGGCCCCGGCAGCGCCCGCCGCGCCGAGGCCCCGCCCTCGTCCCGGCGCGCCCAAGCCGTCCGCGATCCGCCGCGCCAAGCCGGCCGACGCCCCGCAGGCCGCCGCCGCGCCGCCGGCACCGGCCCCGGTGGTCCACGACGCCGAGGAGTCCGCGGCCGCCGCGGCGTTCGGCCGGGTCGAGGAGGACGGCACGGTCCACGTCCGCGAGGCTGCGGGCGAGCGCGTCGTCGGGCAGTACCCCGACGTCCCCGCCGACGAGGCCATGGCGCTGTACACGCGTCGCTACCTCGACCTCGTCGCGAAGGTCGCCCTGTTCGAGGCCCGCCTCGACAGCGCCGACCTGTCCGTGCGCGAGATCGACCAGACGCTCACCAAGCTGGCCGACGAGACCGCCGAGCCCGCCGCGGTGGGCGACCTCGACGGCCTGCGGTCGCGCGTCGAGGCCCTGCGCGGGCGGGCCGCCGAGCGGCGCGCCGCGCTCGAGTCCGAGCGGGCCGCCGCGAAGGAGGCCGCCGTCGCGGCGCGCACCGAGATCGTGGAGGCCGCCGAGCGCATCGCCGAGACCGACCCCGCGAAGATGCAGTGGCGTCCCGCCGGCGAGGAGCTGCGCAACCTCCTGGACCAGTGGAAGGAGGCGCAGCGCAACGGGCCGCGCATCGACCGGCCGAGCGAGGAGGCGCTGTGGAAGCGGTTCAGCCACGCGCGCACCGCGTTCGACCGTGAGCGCCGCCACTACTTCGCCGACCTGGAGCAGCGCAACACCTCGGCCAAGGCCGCCAAGGAGCGCATCGTCGCCGAGGCGGAGGCCATCCAGGGGTCGACCGACTGGGGCGTCACCGCGGGCCAGTACCGCGACCTCATGGCGCAGTGGAAGTCCGCCGGCCGGGCCAACCGCAAGGACGACGACGCCCTGTGGGCGCGGTTCCGCGCCGCCCAGGACGCGTTCTTCGGGGCGCGCGACGCCGCGAACGCGGCGATCGACGCCGAGTACGGCGAGAACCTCGTCGTCAAGGAGGCCCTGCTGGTCGAGGCCGAGGCCCTCGTGCCGGTGCAGGACCTCGCCGCGGCCAAGGAGCGCCTGCGCGACATCCAGGACCGCTGGGAGGAGGCGGGCAAGGTGCCGCGCGGCGACGTGCAGCGCGTCGAGGCGCGCCTGCGCGCCGTCGAGAGCGCCGTGCGCGACGCCGAGGACGCCCGCTGGAAGCGGACGAACCCCGAGACGCGTGCCCGGGCCGAGGGCGCGGCCGCCCAGCTCGAGGACGCCATCACCGGTCTCGAGGCCGACCTCGAGCGCGCCCGCGCCGCGGGCGACCAGCGCAAGGTCGCCGAGCTC
This Isoptericola jiangsuensis DNA region includes the following protein-coding sequences:
- a CDS encoding peptidylprolyl isomerase, encoding MAPSKREREYARKRQAKWDERRRTKQERTRRVGVIVAILAILALVAGGAVAIGLASGDDPQPGATTASTAPAGACPAGATEARPGGGSAPDPSAAEDRAWTVALDLCVDGTTDTIELELDGADAPQAVASFVSLAQDGYFDGTQCHRLTTQGIHVLQCGDPTATGTGGPGYSFGPVENAPADDVYPAGTLAMARQGGNAESMGSQFFLVYEDSTIPSDAAGGYTVFGTVTSGLDTIQAVADAGTIDGSGDGSPISPVIIEGVETQ
- a CDS encoding DUF349 domain-containing protein, translating into MSESTPGATGPEDDVAAEQTAVEAPTPAETEVAADAPASVEDAPEAVTEAVEASEAPAAEDAVEAAPADAAEVRQPAPVDDAPAATEDSEDAAPAAPEAPAAPAAGQAPAAEQAPAPAAPAAPRPRPRPGAPKPSAIRRAKPADAPQAAAAPPAPAPVVHDAEESAAAAAFGRVEEDGTVHVREAAGERVVGQYPDVPADEAMALYTRRYLDLVAKVALFEARLDSADLSVREIDQTLTKLADETAEPAAVGDLDGLRSRVEALRGRAAERRAALESERAAAKEAAVAARTEIVEAAERIAETDPAKMQWRPAGEELRNLLDQWKEAQRNGPRIDRPSEEALWKRFSHARTAFDRERRHYFADLEQRNTSAKAAKERIVAEAEAIQGSTDWGVTAGQYRDLMAQWKSAGRANRKDDDALWARFRAAQDAFFGARDAANAAIDAEYGENLVVKEALLVEAEALVPVQDLAAAKERLRDIQDRWEEAGKVPRGDVQRVEARLRAVESAVRDAEDARWKRTNPETRARAEGAAAQLEDAITGLEADLERARAAGDQRKVAELESAVAARRAWLEQVVRAAEDSRG